A stretch of DNA from Streptomyces sp. NBC_01197:
CTGTCAGAGACGGTCGGCGACCGCACCCTGCTTCACTCCTACGACGAGCTCGGACGCCGCAACGGCCGCACCACACCACACATGCCACCAGCGAGTGGACCCACGACGCCGCCGGCCGACGCGATGTTCTGACCGTCTCGGGCCGTGGCATATCCTTTTCCTACGACTCTGTCGGCCGTGAGATCGGACGGGGATTCGGCAGCGGCCTCAAGCTGTCCCAGCAGTTCGATGAAGCGGGCCGTCTCGGGGCCCTCGAGGTGACTGCGGTGGGCAAAGGGCTCGTGCAGCGTCGGGCCTACGCCTACAGCAGTCACGGCGAAGTGGTGGGCGTCGACGACTATTTGCGCGGAGAGCGGAGCTTCGATCTCGGCCCGGCAGGCAGAGTCACAGCTGTGCACGCCAGGGACTGGACCGAGACATACGCCTATGACGCTGCCGGAAACCAGGCGGATGCCCACTGGCCCGACGCTCACCCGGGGAGTGAGGCGCGCGGCCCGCGGTCCTACTCGGGAACACGCCTCACTCACGCGGGAAACGTCCGTTTCGAATAGGATGCCGCCGGCCGGATCACTCTCGGCAGAGAACCAGGCTTTCCCGTAAACCCGAGACGTGGCGCTATGCCTGGAACGCAGAGGACCAGCTCTCCGAAGTGATTACACCGGACGGAACGGTGTGGAGATATCTGTACGATCCCCTGGGCCGGCGGATTTCCAAGTCCCGCCTTTCGGGCTGCGGCGAGCACGTTCTCGAACGGATCGAGTTCACCTGGGATGGGACCACGCTGTGTGAACAGACCTCGCACTCTGCGGATCTCGCCCGCTGCGTGACACTGACATGGGACTACGAGGGCCTTCACCCCATCTCGCAGACGGAACGGATCACCTCGGTGGACGCACCCCAGGAGGAGGTCGACCGTCGGTTCTTCGCCATCGTGACCGACCTGGTCGGGACACCGACCGAGCTCGTCGACGAAACAGGGGAAGTGGTGTGGCACACTCGGTCCACGCTCTGGGGAGCCGCGACCTGGCGAGCCGATTCCCCGGTGTACACCCCTCTTCGGTTCCCCGGTCAGTACTTCGATCGGGACTGTAAAACGTTCGGTGTAATTCCCGATCATGGAAGATGCATCGATGACCAGCGACGACGTGACCGAGATTGAGACCGCCGAGCCATCCGAGGCCGTGCTACCGAAGTCTGTGGACGATCGCCTGATTGATGAACTGGTGGGCCGGGCTCAGGCCGAGGGCCTTCAGCTGACCGGCGAGGGCGGGCTGCTGCAGCAGCTGACCAAGCGGCTCCTGGAGTCCGCCCTCGAGGGCGAGATCACCGACCACCTCGGCTATGACAAGCACGATCCCGCCGGGAAGAACGGCGGGAACAGTCGCAACGGGGCCCGTGGCAAAACCGTGCTGACCGATGTTGGCCCGGTCGAGATAGCCGTGCCCCGGGACCGCGAGGGTTCCTTCGAGCCGAAGATCGTCAAGAAGCGTCAGAAGCGCCTGTCGGGCGTCGACGAGATGGTGATCTCTCTCGCCGCGAAGAGGCTGACGACCGGTGAGGTCCAGGCCCACCTTGCCGAGGTCTATGGCGCCGAGGTGTCCCGTCAGACGATCTCCACGATCACCGACAAGGTCCTCGAAGGCATGGCCGAATGGCAGAACCGGCCCCTGGACGCGGTCTACCCAGTGGTCTTCATCGACGCCATCCACGTGAAGATCCGCGACGGCGCCGTGGCGAACCGGCCCATCTACGTCGCCCTGGCCGTCACGGCCGAGGGCCGGCGGGACATCCTGGGGCTGTGGGCCGGCGACGGCGGCGAGGGCGCCAAGCACTGGATGCACATTCTCACCGAGATCAAGAACCGCGGAGTGAACGACGTCCTCATGCTGGTCTGCGACGGGCTCAAGGGCCTGCCCGAGGCGGTCGAGGCCGTCTGGCCCCGCACCGTCGTGCAGACCTGCGTGGTCCACCTGCTGCGGAACTCCTTCCGCTATGCCGCCCGCCAGGACTGGGACAAGATCGCGAAGGTCCTCAAGCCCGTCTACACCGCGGCGACCGAGGAAGCCGCACTCGAGCGGTTCGCGGAGTTCGCCGACGCGTGGGGCAAGAAGTATCCGGCGATCGTCCGGCTCTGGGAGAACGCCTGGGAAGAGTTCACTCCCTTCCTCCGCTTCGACACCGAGATCCGCCGCATCGTCTGCACCACCAACGCGATCGAGTCCGTAAACGCGCGGATCCGACGGGCAGTGAAAGCCCGCGGCCACTTCCCGAACGAGCAGGCCGCCCTGAAGTGCGTCTACATGGCGATCATGTCGCTGGACCCGACCGGCAAGGGCCAGGCCCGCTGGACCATGCGCTGGAAAACCGCCCTGAACGCCTTCGACATCACCTTCGACGGCCGACTCTCCGCAGCACGCCAGTAACCCTCAACAACCCGAGTTACACCGCTCGTTTGACAGACCCCTTCGATCCCGAGACCGGGTTCCATTACAACCTCTTTCGGTACTACGACCCGGAATCTGCTCGATATGTGACACCGGACCCCCTCGGCCTTGAGCCAGCTCCCAATCCCCGTACCTACGTTGACAATCCGCATACGGAGTCGGACCCTCTCGGCCTCAAGCCATGCAAGATTCACGTCTCGCCGGTGGCGTCGGACTGGCCGACAAAGGGAGCTCATATCCATGTGGGCAAGGACGAGGTGAGCATCGCCGTCAACAAGGAGGGTGAACTCGTTGGCACCCCGATCCGGCTCAAGGGGGGTCTGGCCACCAACAAGAGCGTGAAGCAGGCCGTCGACGCGGTGGCGAAGGATCCCAAACTTCGTGCGGATCTCATCGTCAAGGCGACGTCGGCGCGGGAGCACATGCTCGATCACAACTGGGGCAACAAGCAGAACCGCGCGGATGAGATGAAGAAGCTCATCGACAAACTGGAGAGCATGCCGTGACAGGACTTCGGTTTCTTGCCCTGCTCATCGCCACGGGCAAAACGAACGGTGTGGGCATCGGCTCGTCCGTCTCCGAAGTCCATGAAGCCCTCGGTGAAGGCTTCATGGAGGAGACCGACGAGGACGGTGTATCGCTCCGGAGAGACTACGGCGCCCTTGAGGTGACCTTTTCCGGAGAGCCCGACGGAGTGGTGACCGGCATTGTGGTCGAGGTGCACCGTCTCTCCGGTGACTCCGACACCCGGGCCGACGCCTGTCAGGAACTGAAGGTCGACTTCCCCGAGTACACACGCTGGACCGAACTCGCTCAGGAACTGGAGGAGACGGCCGGTATCCCCATGTTGAAGATCTCTTCACAGAGGGAGTTCCTCGAATACCGGGCAGCCGGAACGAAGGTGTCGGTACATGTGGTCAACAACGACGAGGAGCGGGACGACTGGCCCGGACACGGGGATGTGTGGAGTGTGTCGCTGGGGTGACGCGGCCACTGTCGTTGATCCCGCGGGCTATGTCGTAAACCCTTTTACCTGGGTGGATCTCTTGATCCTTTGCCCCTGCAGCCCCGGCACGAAGGATGACAGAACTCGATCGTCGAGTCGTTGAAGGGACCGTCCGCTCAGGGGCATGGGATTGTAGATCGCGATTTCCTGACGGTACCGAGTCCGTATGGAGATTTCCTTCGGAAATCCAATGGACCTTCTAGCCTCGATCTTGCATGAGGGGCGACGAATCCGCCGGATGGGATTCAGAGAAGAGACACAACAGGGGCCACTTGCTCGGCGCCCTGCTTGGTGGATCGAACGAGGACCCCAGAAACTTCGTCACCACGCACCAGTTCGCAAACTCGCCCGTAATGCGCCACTGCGAGCTGCAGGTCCAGCAAGCCGTACGGCACGGCGACACCGTCCGCCTCCGCGTAACTCCGCATTACCACAGCGATAGCGACACGATCCTCGTCGGATTTACCCTTGAAGCACACAGCGAAAATGGCTTCAAGTTCCATGCATATTCTAAGGACCCGAAGGAAAGACGTGCCAACAGAGCTCAGGGCGGAACCTTGAATTCGGTTACGATCCTCAATGTCCCCAAGTGTTCCTGATCCTCAGACCATGCCAAGCTCGTTGTAGTTGGTATTGGTGCGACACCAGGATGAGGTGTGCGCCATCTCGTGGA
This window harbors:
- a CDS encoding DNA/RNA non-specific endonuclease; its protein translation is MRGDESAGWDSEKRHNRGHLLGALLGGSNEDPRNFVTTHQFANSPVMRHCELQVQQAVRHGDTVRLRVTPHYHSDSDTILVGFTLEAHSENGFKFHAYSKDPKERRANRAQGGTLNSVTILNVPKCS
- a CDS encoding IS256 family transposase → MTSDDVTEIETAEPSEAVLPKSVDDRLIDELVGRAQAEGLQLTGEGGLLQQLTKRLLESALEGEITDHLGYDKHDPAGKNGGNSRNGARGKTVLTDVGPVEIAVPRDREGSFEPKIVKKRQKRLSGVDEMVISLAAKRLTTGEVQAHLAEVYGAEVSRQTISTITDKVLEGMAEWQNRPLDAVYPVVFIDAIHVKIRDGAVANRPIYVALAVTAEGRRDILGLWAGDGGEGAKHWMHILTEIKNRGVNDVLMLVCDGLKGLPEAVEAVWPRTVVQTCVVHLLRNSFRYAARQDWDKIAKVLKPVYTAATEEAALERFAEFADAWGKKYPAIVRLWENAWEEFTPFLRFDTEIRRIVCTTNAIESVNARIRRAVKARGHFPNEQAALKCVYMAIMSLDPTGKGQARWTMRWKTALNAFDITFDGRLSAARQ